Proteins encoded by one window of Lathyrus oleraceus cultivar Zhongwan6 chromosome 1, CAAS_Psat_ZW6_1.0, whole genome shotgun sequence:
- the LOC127102758 gene encoding uncharacterized protein LOC127102758, whose protein sequence is MRGLDTDTVEHHFLLKSECPPVKQKLRRTRPYMALKIKEEVQKQIDVGFLVTTEYPQWLSDIVPVPKKNEYDIEYHTHKAIKGSILADHLAHHTINDYQSIQFDFHDEDVMYLKAKDYDEPLPGEGPDPKSRWGLIFDGVVNAYGYGIGEVIGTPQGSHIPFTARFTFTCTNNVAEYDVCIIDLKEVTDLRIKIMDVYGDSTLVIN, encoded by the exons ATGAGAGGTCTTGATACTGATACTGTGGAGCATCATTTTCTGTTGAAATCAGAATGTCCACCAGTCAAACAAAAATTAAGAAGAACACGCCCATACATGGCTctcaagatcaaagaagaggttcaaaagcagattgatgtcggttttcTTGTTACAACTGAGTATCCTCAATGGTTGTCCGACATAGTTCCCGTTCCAAAGAAAAATG AATACGATATTGAGTACCATACCCATAAGGCAATAAAAGgaagtatcttggctgaccatttagctcaccatACAATTAACGACTATCAATCAATTCAATTTGACTTCCACGATGAGGATGTAATGTACTTAAAAGCAAAAGATTATGATGAACCGTTGCCAGGTGAAGGGCCAGATCCAAAATCCCGTTGGGGATtgatatttgatggagttgtGAATGCTTATGGATATGGAATTGGGGAAGTCATTGGCACTCCTCAAGGTTCTCATATTCCATTTACCGCAAGATTTACATTCACTTGTACGAATAATGTGGCAGAGTATGACGTGTGCATTATAGATCTTAAAGAGGTTACTGACTTGAGAATCAAAATTATGGATGTgtatggagattcaactttggtgaTTAATtag